GTCCCGCTGCAGTTCCAGCAAGCGTTCGAGATCGAAGAGGCTCTGGACCAAGCTTCGGCCGCTCAAAACGTCCGCATGCAATCGTACGCGGCGACCGGTGTCGCGATGTTGGTTGCGATGCTGGTCATCTTTTGCTCGCTGAGCATGGGAGTGACCGAACGGATTCGCCAGTACGCGATCTTGCGAGCTGTCGTGCTGACGCGCGGACAGGTCGGTCTGCTGATCGTGATCGAAGGCCTTGTGTTGGGCAGCATCGGGCTGGTCGTTGGCATCGCTTTGGGGTGGGGGCTGTTGAAGGTCGTCGAAAGCCTGTTCAGCAGTTTGCTGTATCACGGCGTTGGGTTTGGGACCAGCAGTCTAACTCTCGCGGCGATCGCAGCGATCGGCGGGGCGTTGTTGGCGTCGATCATTCCGGCCTATAACGCGACGCGCGTGAAACCGGTCGACGCGATGGCGCCGCGGCAATCGTCGACCGACGCGTCGTCGGTGACGTGGCCGAGTCTTGTGATCGGATCGATCCTGTTGGCGATCGGCCCATTGGTGGCGTTTGTCTTTCCGCCGGGCGAGAGCAGGATCTGGCTGGCGATGGCAGCAAGTTTCGCCAGCATCGCGATCGGGTTTGTGGTCCTCGCGCCGTCGATCGTCGTCTTTGTCGACCGCTTGCTCGGGCCGCTGCTGGCTCGGATCTTCGCTATCGATACCAAGCTGCTGGCCAGCCAGATCACCAACAATATTTGGCGGACCGTCGGCGCATCGGTCTCGATGGCGTTTGGCTTAGGCTTGTTTGTCGGGATTCAGGTCTGGGGCTTTACAATGCTGGAAGCCTTTGTCCCCGGCGACTGGACTCCCGACGCGATCGCGGTGATCAAGCCGGGTTTGCCGGTCGATCAGGTCGATAAAATCGCCGCTTTGTCCAATGTCGACGCCAACCGTTGCTTGCCGCTGGTCGTCGAGCAACCGCGGCTGGTCGACGACCTCACCGGCAGCGCCGACCGACCGTCGGTGATTCGACAGGACAATGTGATCATCGTTGGCTTGGATCCCGAAGGAGCGTTTGCCGGCGAAAACCCGCTTTTGCAACTCGATTGGGTCGCTGGCAATCCAGAGCAGGCCGTGGCGAGGATGAAGCAGGGGCACGCATGTATCGTCCCCGACCACTTCCTTAAAGAAACCGGTTTGAAGGTCGGCGAGACTTTGGCGGTCGATCCGCCTCGCAATGCCGGCGCGACCGCGGTCTATACGATCGCCGGTGCCGTGCGGTTACCCGGCTGGCATTGGCAAACCAAACTGACCGGCTTGAGACCGCGAACCCATCGCGCCGCGGCGCTCATTTTTGCCGACTACGATTCAGTCGCCGACGACTTTGACTTGCCGGTCGCTTCGCACGTCTGGTTTTCTTACGCTCGTGGCGAAGCGGATGTAGAAGCGATCGAACGGGCGATCTCGGGAATGGTCGACGCGCTTGCCATCGACCGAACCGGAGACGAAGAAATCAGTGCGCGCGTTGTATCTATCGACAGCATCCGTGCCCGACTGCTCAACGGTGCTCGACGCTGGTTGTGGATGATCAGCGTGCTGCCACTGGTCACGTTGTTGATCGCTTGCATCGGCGTCTTGAACGTGATCCTGGCTTCGGTCCGAGCGCGGCGATGGGAGTTTGGCGTCCTGCGTTCGATCGGCTTCACCAGCAGCGAACTGGCCCGCGCGATCCTTGTCGAAGGGTTGATGATCGCCTTGGTCGCGGGCGTCTTGAGCATCGGGTTCGGCATCCTCAGCGGATGGTGCGGCGCCGCATTGGCGCAATACGTCAGCTTCTTCGGCGGGCTGCATCCACCGATGGTCATCCCCTGGCTTCCGATCGTCATCGGTGTGTTGATCGTCCAGGTGTTGGGCCTCCTGACCGCCACCTGGCCCGCGATCACGATTCGCCGAACCCGGCCGATGCCCCTGCTGCAAGCCGGCGGCGATTTCGCCTGAGTTGACGTCGCGCCGTCAGGCGAATTCACCGACGGGCCGCCGCTGATGCGCGACGGCCCGTCGAGCTGTGGTTGTGGGAAGCGGGGCGATTCGTACCCGCTAAGCCTTCAACGGGATCTAGGAAACCGCAGCTGCACCCTGTTCGCTGTCGTTGCGTTTGGCGACTTTGTGTTCGTCTTCGGTTTGGCCGATCTTCCAGTAACTCGACAGATAGAGATGGGAGTTCGGTAGGTCGGCTCGCTGTTTCAATAGCCGCCTCAGGTTCCGCATGCTATTGAATTCGCAAGCGGCCCAAACCGCGGGGGTACCTTCCAGCCATGGCAACGTTTCGACTTTCGACGGCAGGAACTCTCCGTTGGGATCGGGATGCGGGTTGATCTCCCATCGCAGTCCATCTTTTCGGGATGGTCTAGCGATTGGATGTCGGATTCGCTGAGCACCTCGATCACAGCATATCCGACCGCGTCGGCGGGCAGCTTGCTCAGGTTGACGCTGATTGCGGGAAGAGCCGACATGTCGCCTGCTAACAGAAACCAGTCGGCCTGATGCTGGATCAACTTCTTCGGACCCGGTCCACCAACCAGAATACGGTCGCCTGGTTGCGCGTTGGCCGCCCATGTTAAGGCGGGCCCCTTTGCGTCGTGGAGGGCGAAGTCGACATCGATTTCCGTCGGGCGTTGGTGCCGGATCGTGTAGGTTCTCAGAATGGGGCGTTGGCCCTCACCCTGAGGAAAGATCAGTTTGATATAGGCGCTCTCCTGATCCTCCGGAAAGGATGCAAGCGCGTCGCCGCCGAGCGTGACCCGCAACATATGTTCGGTGAGCGAAGTTGTTCGGATCACTTCGAGTTCGATTGGAGTAGGTTTAGCCATCGCGTTGAGTTCCTCTCTTGGAAGTGCCGCCGTCATCGGAATTCTCCATCATCGCGGCGGCAATGCGGATGAAGGTTTTGATTTCTTTGCTACTTAGACCGTGGGTCATTTGCGCCGCCGCCTGTTTCTCCACCACTTCGAGTTTCGCAAGGATCTGTTTCCCAGCGGATGTTAGAACCAGGAAGTGGCTGCGGCGATCTTGCGGATTCGCCATCTTGTCGATGAGTGCGGCGTCGGTCAGTTCGTTGAGGAGGCGAGCGAGTTGCCCTTTGTCCTGGTTCATTCGCTGGGCAATCGAACTCGCCGTACACTCGGGAATCCGGCCGATACATTTCAGGACGCGGAGTTGGGTGATCGGAAGCGAAATTTGCTGCGTTTCGATGCCCGCGCGGAGCTGCCGTTTGTAGGCGTGCATCAAGCGGTGCAGGGTATCGCTGAGCGAGGGTTCAGTCATCTTGGACTCCACG
Above is a genomic segment from Rosistilla ulvae containing:
- a CDS encoding FtsX-like permease family protein, with product MNKILQLAIAFLRERKARTILTTIATAAAVSMVIWVTSSYEALHKTYDEYANLALGRYELAIAPISGEPTDFVPPESIAPLLDDPAVLAVDAMWAGRISVLELKDQPLPGDQPGGGGGSGSGSNSPLPSLMFLATDAPEPPFEMLQGEWIDSTAEDASGELPSIVVRADVAKRHGIAVDDRLTLELPRPNQAGETTLPVRVGGIVNAPTLFGAGSTGIPMLTPSSGQAFLSVPLVERVTGEPFQISLLGVAVDPEADITKFRFSWGPRLSDHLVPLQFQQAFEIEEALDQASAAQNVRMQSYAATGVAMLVAMLVIFCSLSMGVTERIRQYAILRAVVLTRGQVGLLIVIEGLVLGSIGLVVGIALGWGLLKVVESLFSSLLYHGVGFGTSSLTLAAIAAIGGALLASIIPAYNATRVKPVDAMAPRQSSTDASSVTWPSLVIGSILLAIGPLVAFVFPPGESRIWLAMAASFASIAIGFVVLAPSIVVFVDRLLGPLLARIFAIDTKLLASQITNNIWRTVGASVSMAFGLGLFVGIQVWGFTMLEAFVPGDWTPDAIAVIKPGLPVDQVDKIAALSNVDANRCLPLVVEQPRLVDDLTGSADRPSVIRQDNVIIVGLDPEGAFAGENPLLQLDWVAGNPEQAVARMKQGHACIVPDHFLKETGLKVGETLAVDPPRNAGATAVYTIAGAVRLPGWHWQTKLTGLRPRTHRAAALIFADYDSVADDFDLPVASHVWFSYARGEADVEAIERAISGMVDALAIDRTGDEEISARVVSIDSIRARLLNGARRWLWMISVLPLVTLLIACIGVLNVILASVRARRWEFGVLRSIGFTSSELARAILVEGLMIALVAGVLSIGFGILSGWCGAALAQYVSFFGGLHPPMVIPWLPIVIGVLIVQVLGLLTATWPAITIRRTRPMPLLQAGGDFA
- a CDS encoding MarR family winged helix-turn-helix transcriptional regulator, producing the protein MTEPSLSDTLHRLMHAYKRQLRAGIETQQISLPITQLRVLKCIGRIPECTASSIAQRMNQDKGQLARLLNELTDAALIDKMANPQDRRSHFLVLTSAGKQILAKLEVVEKQAAAQMTHGLSSKEIKTFIRIAAAMMENSDDGGTSKRGTQRDG